One segment of Solanum lycopersicum chromosome 1, SLM_r2.1 DNA contains the following:
- the LOC101250928 gene encoding uncharacterized protein: protein MATSAFKSTSRRGTANSNSNSSSSKAPPFVRKRSLSVSAISRTSSKFDIDSEFSNKCDNPLFCTDNDKGKLKEKENSGVTRRSSVSDVVERGRTVTRDSGVKPGIGRSVSRVRGRSVSRGHYGSAYESEKELQSNTVQRVSSKNVANSSKNINMVRNDTDRSSQAKSSQRATRRGQVTEYSEDDSASSLHVPNWEDGVSTCSLSEAEEKTIKAVCEQMKSVQSDQWGANTATSGIYETVRSEVRRAISDIQSDLEDAIRRNNVNAITTANVADFPPNLVNPEAVELVSDVRREYARKLDESEERARKLRSDLAVEEHRGQEISRILKEILSDPKPSPPQRSRAGRKRSNERKKMTKRLTEEALTYFDECVSISTFDSSDFSAPEYPSHSSVVATTTTGVAVPVLQGSPSAMSTSLPIIAGCHVHEDSSLTANSCNNELTLYQVSQRGSDPGQQSQFSFGQNSPESNQAHDDFRSYIKHFEKDTNKDVFNSDSTTAFYDANEYKLQAHTESLLFGRVAFRNRINSGGLHLCNGGYPVTCFPFGFT, encoded by the exons ATGGCGACTTCCGCCTTCAAATCCACTTCACGAAGAGGAACCGCCAACTCCAATTCAAATTCTTCATCTTCCAAAGCTCCTCCGTTTGTTCGAAAACGATCCTTGAGTGTAAGCGCAATTTCCAGAACTTCATCTAAATTCGACATTGATTCAGAATTCTCCAATAAATGCGATAATCCTCTCTTCTGCACCGATAATGACAAAGGTAAACTCAAGGAAAAGGAGAATTCTGGTGTTACCAGGAGAAGTTCAGTTAGTGATGTTGTGGAGAGGGGACGGACGGTTACCAGAGACTCCGGTGTTAAACCTGGGATTGGGCGGAGTGTTTCAAGAGTTCGAGGCCGTTCTGTGTCCAGAGGACACTACGGATCTGCTTATGAG AGTGAAAAGGAGCTGCAATCAAACACCGTCCAGAGAGTTTCATCTAAAAACGTAGCTAACAGTTCCAAAAATATCAATATGGTTAGAAATGACACTGATAGAAGCAGCCAAGCCAAGAGCTCACAAAGAGCAACGAGGCGTGGTCAAGTCACTGAATATTCTGAAGATGATTCTGCT AGTAGTCTGCATGTTCCAAATTGGGAAGATGGAGTTTCAACATGTTCTTTGTCAGAAGCCGAAGAGAAGACCATAAAAGCTGTTTGTGAGCAAATGAAG TCAGTTCAAAGTGACCAGTGGGGTGCTAATACTGCTACTAGCGGAATATATGAGACTGTTCGCTCCGAAGTGAGGCGTGCTATTTCCGATATTCAGTCTGACCTTGAAGAT GCTATCCGAAGGAACAATGTTAATGCTATTACAACTGCTAATGTTGCTGATTTCCCACCTAATTTGGTCAACCCTGAGGCGGTTGAATTAGTGTCAGACGTTCGAAGGGAATATGCCAGAAAACTTGATGAG TCTGAAGAGAGGGCTCGAAAACTTCGATCAGATCTTGCTGTTGAAGAGCATCGAGGCCAGGAGATAAGCAGGATTCTCAAGGAGATACTGTCTGATCCAAAGCCCTCACCTCCTCAGAGATCTCGTGCAGGAAGAAAA AGAAGTAATGAGaggaaaaaaatgacaaaacgTCTTACTGAAGAAGCACTGACATACTTTGATGAGTGTGTATCCATATCAACTTTTGATAGCTCTGACTTCTCAGCACCAGAATACCCATCTCACAGCTCTGTTGTAGCTACTACTACAACTGGTGTAGCTGTTCCTGTCCTACAAGGGAGTCCAAGTGCTATGTCAACGTCTCTCCCG ATAATAGCTGGCTGCCACGTTCATGAAGATTCAAGTTTAACCGCCAACAGCTGCAACAATGAACTAACACTGTATCAAGTCTCGCAAAGAGGCAGTGATCCAGGACAACAATCACAGTTCTCTTTTGGTCAGAATTCACCAGAAAGCAATCAGGCTCATGATGACTTTAGGAGTTACATCAAGCATTTTGAGAAAGATACAAATAAAGATGTGTTCAACTCAGACAGTACCACCGCCTTTTATGATGCAAATGAGTACAAATTGCAAGCTCATACAGAAAGCTTACTATTTGGCAGGGTAGCCTTCAGAAACAGGATAAATTCTGGAGGTTTGCACCTGTGCAATGGAGGTTATCCAGTTACCTGTTTTCCATTTGGTTTTACTTGA
- the LOC101251225 gene encoding DNA gyrase subunit A, chloroplastic/mitochondrial isoform X2: MKLHTLNPQTSFVQSNSMAFSTGIRLLRCYHHQFTFTAIPSRFSGLRKASSELRFLSSVTPSRKHVRPVSARRKVTEEEVGEEGNGSVVLRDRDGNEGGGGERIVHTELHKEATEAYMSYAMSVLLGRALPDVRDGLKPVHRRILYAMHELGLSSKKPYKKSARVVGEVLGKFHPHGDNAVYDSLVRMAQDFSLRSPLIRGHGNFGSIDADPPAAMRYTECRLEALTEAMLLADLEQNTVDFVPNFDNSQKEPSLLPARIPNLLLNGASGIAVGMATNIPPHNLGELVDALSALIHNPEATLQELLEYMPGPDFPTGGIIMGNIGILEAYRTGRGRVVIRGKTDIELLDAKTKRAAIIIQEIPYQTNKASLVEKIADLVENKTLEGVSDIRDESDRSGMRVVIELKRGSDPAIVLNNLYRLTPLQSSFSCNMVGILNGQPKLMGLKELLQAFLDFRCSVVERRAKYKLSQAQERNHIVEGIIIGLDNLDEVINTIRKASSHALATANLRKEFELTEKQAEAILDISLRRLTALERNKFVDEGKSLRTQISKLEELLSSEKQILQLIEEEALEIKDKYFTPRRSQLEDTDSGDLEDIDVIPNEEMLLAISEKGYVKRMKPDTFNLQNRGTIGKSVGKLRVNDAMSDFLVCRAHDKVLYFSDKGTVYSSPAYKIPECSRTAAGTPLIQILSLSDGERIIAIQLVPGDELKWVKCCSNNDFVAMASLNGMVILTPCANIRALGRNTRGSVAMRLKDGDKVASMDIIPDALQKELDVTLAVHQRNKRSMNGPWLLFVSESGYGKRVPVSRFRTSPLNRVGLIGYKFSSEDRLAAVFVVGFSFGEDGESDEQVVLVSQSGTVNRIKVRDISIQSRYARGVILMRLEHAGKIQSASLISAADADSDSDPEVEDGAAVEA, translated from the exons ATGAAACTTCACACGCTTAACCCTCAAACCTCATTTGTACAATCCAATTCCATGGCCTTTTCAACTGGCATTCGTCTATTACGCTGCTACCACCACCAATTCACTTTCACTGCAATACCATCTCGCTTCTCGGGGCTCCGAAAAGCCTCGTCGGAGCTCCGGTTTCTTTCATCAGTTACTCCGTCGAGGAAGCATGTCCGACCGGTAAGTGCCCGGCGGAAAGTCACTGAAGAGGAGGTTGGAGAGGAAGGTAATGGAAGTGTTGTTCTTAGAGATAGAGACGGAAATGAGGGCGGAGGAGGGGAGAGAATTGTACATACCGAGCTTCACAAGGAGGCTACTGAGGCATACATGTCTTATGCAATGTCAGTGCTGCTGGGTCGCGCTTTGCCTGATGTTAGGGACGGGTTGAAGCCAGTGCACAGGCGAATACT ATATGCAATGCATGAGTTGGGGCTTTCTTCTAAGAAACCGTATAAAAAATCTGCGAGAGTTGTTGGAGAG GTTCTTGGTAAATTTCATCCTCACGGAGACAATGCAGTCTATGATTCCTTGGTCCGAATGGCCCAG GATTTTTCCTTACGGTCTCCACTCATTCGAGGGCATGGAAACTTTGGTTCAATTGATGCAGATCCTCCTGCAGCCATGCGTTACACTGAATGCCGTCTGGAA GCACTCACAGAGGCCATGCTATTAGCAGACCTGGAGCAGAACACA GTAGACTTTGTCCCAAATTTCGACAACTCTCAGAAAGAACCATCGTTACTTCCTGCTCGTATTCCTAACTTGTTGTTAAATGGTGCTTCTGGGATTGCG GTTGGCATGGCTACCAATATTCCCCCCCATAATCTTGGGGAGCTTGTGGATGCGCTATCTGCACTGATTCATAATCCAGAAGCCACG CTGCAAGAACTGTTGGAGTACATGCCTGGTCCTGACTTCCCAACTGGCGGAATAATTATGGGCAACATTGG AATTTTGGAGGCATATAGGACTGGAAGAGGACGAGTAGTAATTCGAGGGAAGACTGATATTGAATTACTCGACGCCAAGACAAAACGTGCTGCAATAATTATCCAAGAG ATTCCTTATCAAACAAACAAAGCGTCCCTTGTTGAGAAAATTGCTGATCTTGTGGAAAATAAG ACTTTGGAAGGAGTAAGTGATATCCGTGATGAGAGTGATCGATCAGGAATGCGTGTAGTCATTGAG CTTAAAAGAGGGTCTGATCCAGCCATCGTGTTGAATAATCTTTACCGTCTTACTCCTCTGCAATCCAGTTTTAGTTGCAACATGGTCGG TATTCTCAATGGTCAACCAAAGCTGATGGGGTTAAAAGAATTGCTCCAG GCATTTTTGGATTTTAGATGCTCTGTTGTTGAAAGGCGGGCTAAGTATAAACTTTCACAAGCACAAGAAAGAAACCATATTGTTGAG GGTATTATAATTGGGCTTGATAACTTGGATGAGGTCATCAATACAATCAGAAAAGCATCAAGCCATGCGCTCGCAACTGCCAATTTGAGAAAAG AATTTGAATTGACTGAAAAACAAGCTGAAGCTATATTAGATATAAGCCTGAGAAGGCTTACAGCACTCGAG AGAAATAAGTTTGTCGACGAGGGGAAATCCTTGAGAACACAAATTTCCAAGTTAGAGGAACTTTTGTCTAGTGAGAAGCAAATACTCCAG TTGATTGAAGAAGAGGCACTTGAAATAAAGGACAAGTATTTCACTCCGAGGCGTTCACAGTTAGAGGATACAGACAGCGGTGATCTTGAAGATATAGACGTGATTCCGAATGAAGAAATGCTACTG GCAATTAGTGAGAAGGGATATGTTAAACGGATGAAACCTGACACGTTTAATCTACAAAATCGAGGGACTATTGGCAAATCAGTTGGTAAATTAAGAGTAAATGATGCGATGTCTGATTTCCTTGTTTGCCGGGCCCATGACAAAGTTCTCTATTTTAG CGATAAAGGTACCGTGTACTCTTCTCCAGCTTACAAGATTCCTGAATGCAGCCGAACTGCAGCTGGCACTCCTTTAATTCAG ATATTATCCTTGTCTGATGGCGAGA GAATAATTGCGATTCAATTG GTCCCAGGTGATGAATTAAAATGGGTGAAATGTTGCTCAAATAATGATTTTGTTGCAATGGCTTCACTAAATGGAATGGTGATTTTGACGCCTTGCGCAAAT ATAAGAGCACTTGGTAGAAATACTAGAGGCTCTGTTGCCATGAGACTAAAAGATGGGGATAAAGTGGCTAGCATGGACATTATACCAGATGCTTTGCAGAAGGAACTGGACGTGACCTTGGCAGTTCATCAAAGAAA TAAAAGGAGCATGAATGGCCCATGGCTGCTATTCGTGTCAGAAAGCGGTTATGGGAAGCGAGTTCCAGTTAGCAGATTCCGCACATCACCTTTGAATAGAGTCGGTTTAATTGGTTACAAG TTTTCATCTGAAGATCGCCTGGCAGCAGTATTCGTAGTTGGATTCTCCTTTGGAG AAGATGGTGAGAGTGATGAGCAAGTTGTTCTTGTGAGCCAGAGTGGAACGGTGAATCGCATAAAAGTTCGGGACATCTCTATCCAGTCCCGGTATGCGAG AGGAGTAATTCTGATGCGTCTTGAGCATGCTGGGAAAATTCAGTCAGCCTCATTGATCTCAGCAGCAGATGCCGATTCAGATTCAGATCCTGAAGTTGAAGATGGAGCAGCAGTAGAAGCATAA
- the LOC101251225 gene encoding DNA gyrase subunit A, chloroplastic/mitochondrial isoform X1, with product MKLHTLNPQTSFVQSNSMAFSTGIRLLRCYHHQFTFTAIPSRFSGLRKASSELRFLSSVTPSRKHVRPVSARRKVTEEEVGEEGNGSVVLRDRDGNEGGGGERIVHTELHKEATEAYMSYAMSVLLGRALPDVRDGLKPVHRRILYAMHELGLSSKKPYKKSARVVGEVLGKFHPHGDNAVYDSLVRMAQDFSLRSPLIRGHGNFGSIDADPPAAMRYTECRLEALTEAMLLADLEQNTVDFVPNFDNSQKEPSLLPARIPNLLLNGASGIAVGMATNIPPHNLGELVDALSALIHNPEATLQELLEYMPGPDFPTGGIIMGNIGILEAYRTGRGRVVIRGKTDIELLDAKTKRAAIIIQEIPYQTNKASLVEKIADLVENKTLEGVSDIRDESDRSGMRVVIELKRGSDPAIVLNNLYRLTPLQSSFSCNMVGILNGQPKLMGLKELLQAFLDFRCSVVERRAKYKLSQAQERNHIVEGIIIGLDNLDEVINTIRKASSHALATANLRKEFELTEKQAEAILDISLRRLTALERNKFVDEGKSLRTQISKLEELLSSEKQILQLIEEEALEIKDKYFTPRRSQLEDTDSGDLEDIDVIPNEEMLLAISEKGYVKRMKPDTFNLQNRGTIGKSVGKLRVNDAMSDFLVCRAHDKVLYFSDKGTVYSSPAYKIPECSRTAAGTPLIQILSLSDGERITSIIPVSDFAGDQYLVMLTVNGYIKKVSLNYFASIRSTGIIAIQLVPGDELKWVKCCSNNDFVAMASLNGMVILTPCANIRALGRNTRGSVAMRLKDGDKVASMDIIPDALQKELDVTLAVHQRNKRSMNGPWLLFVSESGYGKRVPVSRFRTSPLNRVGLIGYKFSSEDRLAAVFVVGFSFGEDGESDEQVVLVSQSGTVNRIKVRDISIQSRYARGVILMRLEHAGKIQSASLISAADADSDSDPEVEDGAAVEA from the exons ATGAAACTTCACACGCTTAACCCTCAAACCTCATTTGTACAATCCAATTCCATGGCCTTTTCAACTGGCATTCGTCTATTACGCTGCTACCACCACCAATTCACTTTCACTGCAATACCATCTCGCTTCTCGGGGCTCCGAAAAGCCTCGTCGGAGCTCCGGTTTCTTTCATCAGTTACTCCGTCGAGGAAGCATGTCCGACCGGTAAGTGCCCGGCGGAAAGTCACTGAAGAGGAGGTTGGAGAGGAAGGTAATGGAAGTGTTGTTCTTAGAGATAGAGACGGAAATGAGGGCGGAGGAGGGGAGAGAATTGTACATACCGAGCTTCACAAGGAGGCTACTGAGGCATACATGTCTTATGCAATGTCAGTGCTGCTGGGTCGCGCTTTGCCTGATGTTAGGGACGGGTTGAAGCCAGTGCACAGGCGAATACT ATATGCAATGCATGAGTTGGGGCTTTCTTCTAAGAAACCGTATAAAAAATCTGCGAGAGTTGTTGGAGAG GTTCTTGGTAAATTTCATCCTCACGGAGACAATGCAGTCTATGATTCCTTGGTCCGAATGGCCCAG GATTTTTCCTTACGGTCTCCACTCATTCGAGGGCATGGAAACTTTGGTTCAATTGATGCAGATCCTCCTGCAGCCATGCGTTACACTGAATGCCGTCTGGAA GCACTCACAGAGGCCATGCTATTAGCAGACCTGGAGCAGAACACA GTAGACTTTGTCCCAAATTTCGACAACTCTCAGAAAGAACCATCGTTACTTCCTGCTCGTATTCCTAACTTGTTGTTAAATGGTGCTTCTGGGATTGCG GTTGGCATGGCTACCAATATTCCCCCCCATAATCTTGGGGAGCTTGTGGATGCGCTATCTGCACTGATTCATAATCCAGAAGCCACG CTGCAAGAACTGTTGGAGTACATGCCTGGTCCTGACTTCCCAACTGGCGGAATAATTATGGGCAACATTGG AATTTTGGAGGCATATAGGACTGGAAGAGGACGAGTAGTAATTCGAGGGAAGACTGATATTGAATTACTCGACGCCAAGACAAAACGTGCTGCAATAATTATCCAAGAG ATTCCTTATCAAACAAACAAAGCGTCCCTTGTTGAGAAAATTGCTGATCTTGTGGAAAATAAG ACTTTGGAAGGAGTAAGTGATATCCGTGATGAGAGTGATCGATCAGGAATGCGTGTAGTCATTGAG CTTAAAAGAGGGTCTGATCCAGCCATCGTGTTGAATAATCTTTACCGTCTTACTCCTCTGCAATCCAGTTTTAGTTGCAACATGGTCGG TATTCTCAATGGTCAACCAAAGCTGATGGGGTTAAAAGAATTGCTCCAG GCATTTTTGGATTTTAGATGCTCTGTTGTTGAAAGGCGGGCTAAGTATAAACTTTCACAAGCACAAGAAAGAAACCATATTGTTGAG GGTATTATAATTGGGCTTGATAACTTGGATGAGGTCATCAATACAATCAGAAAAGCATCAAGCCATGCGCTCGCAACTGCCAATTTGAGAAAAG AATTTGAATTGACTGAAAAACAAGCTGAAGCTATATTAGATATAAGCCTGAGAAGGCTTACAGCACTCGAG AGAAATAAGTTTGTCGACGAGGGGAAATCCTTGAGAACACAAATTTCCAAGTTAGAGGAACTTTTGTCTAGTGAGAAGCAAATACTCCAG TTGATTGAAGAAGAGGCACTTGAAATAAAGGACAAGTATTTCACTCCGAGGCGTTCACAGTTAGAGGATACAGACAGCGGTGATCTTGAAGATATAGACGTGATTCCGAATGAAGAAATGCTACTG GCAATTAGTGAGAAGGGATATGTTAAACGGATGAAACCTGACACGTTTAATCTACAAAATCGAGGGACTATTGGCAAATCAGTTGGTAAATTAAGAGTAAATGATGCGATGTCTGATTTCCTTGTTTGCCGGGCCCATGACAAAGTTCTCTATTTTAG CGATAAAGGTACCGTGTACTCTTCTCCAGCTTACAAGATTCCTGAATGCAGCCGAACTGCAGCTGGCACTCCTTTAATTCAG ATATTATCCTTGTCTGATGGCGAGAGAATAACTTCAATTATTCCTGTTAGCGATTTTGCGGGAGATCAGTATCTTGTGATGCTTACTGTGAATGGATATATCAAAAAAGTATCATTGAACTATTTTGCCTCTATTAGGTCTACAGGAATAATTGCGATTCAATTG GTCCCAGGTGATGAATTAAAATGGGTGAAATGTTGCTCAAATAATGATTTTGTTGCAATGGCTTCACTAAATGGAATGGTGATTTTGACGCCTTGCGCAAAT ATAAGAGCACTTGGTAGAAATACTAGAGGCTCTGTTGCCATGAGACTAAAAGATGGGGATAAAGTGGCTAGCATGGACATTATACCAGATGCTTTGCAGAAGGAACTGGACGTGACCTTGGCAGTTCATCAAAGAAA TAAAAGGAGCATGAATGGCCCATGGCTGCTATTCGTGTCAGAAAGCGGTTATGGGAAGCGAGTTCCAGTTAGCAGATTCCGCACATCACCTTTGAATAGAGTCGGTTTAATTGGTTACAAG TTTTCATCTGAAGATCGCCTGGCAGCAGTATTCGTAGTTGGATTCTCCTTTGGAG AAGATGGTGAGAGTGATGAGCAAGTTGTTCTTGTGAGCCAGAGTGGAACGGTGAATCGCATAAAAGTTCGGGACATCTCTATCCAGTCCCGGTATGCGAG AGGAGTAATTCTGATGCGTCTTGAGCATGCTGGGAAAATTCAGTCAGCCTCATTGATCTCAGCAGCAGATGCCGATTCAGATTCAGATCCTGAAGTTGAAGATGGAGCAGCAGTAGAAGCATAA